Proteins from one Anaerohalosphaeraceae bacterium genomic window:
- a CDS encoding TonB-dependent receptor, producing the protein MKHRLVQFETCLLLRLLTGLACLAASSPIWAAEPDKQAQAEQIRAELAALRQELALLKGQQIDNTSSVSAPADEPPVQEDNGSEADLPVSGILTQTPRRLSPYTITTITRRQIQTSQARSLYELLEMYVPNLQMMFTSEHPKTLGLRGILAHRSNKFVVLVNGRMMNEKTDVGAITELDLPMLTDIHHIDILRGPASALYGPSAQSMVIHIVTDSAATFQGEQVTVRGGLVEEFGTLEYKFGKQTGPDRGYFFYAGASQYNGADAADSPTVLGTKEPVWLRSGPPGFVWRPYPGDEPIKTWFKNLNEMPFDRPKMKLYGQYTDGGLNLWARLTQGGQWIDFLRWFDQRETPDDGLTYSQATAAASYDQEISSDWSVRYELSFDRFANDNDNWERAFLWKSFAEEEWVGRITAQWNPHPNHSLAFGGQWTHDEFGKRFGDTPISIQPFGKYQQWGALHVPRWNTDSYALFSQYQWILYPQWTLFLGGRADWHPYTDTLFSPRGVLTYTPTDKDTFKFMVSRSHLTNSAGQMWIDKHLHDTDSPSEKLDALEWRYERQHNEHLWGGVSVFLYQFRDVLAEIPDENVNSGAPGGTGSKTVGRMRTWGFELEGGWRQDRLNLNLSHSFTKLLNINDAPAFNWADVYTWWSQYTVAPFGFGNDLAHWHNHSTKLQAEYILNEKTTLFSTLCILWGNPGGQDWADYRNHLFPNWDYDTAFKEPFKACAYLNLGLEYRWSKNTTVHLTGYNLLGLLDKDMNKRRVGFDDQMPGHYRIQPTAFSGSITCRF; encoded by the coding sequence ATGAAACATCGGCTTGTACAATTTGAAACCTGCCTCCTCCTGCGGCTTCTGACGGGACTGGCCTGTCTGGCGGCGTCCTCGCCTATATGGGCGGCAGAGCCGGACAAACAGGCCCAGGCCGAGCAGATTCGAGCCGAACTGGCGGCCCTGCGGCAGGAGCTGGCCCTGCTGAAGGGGCAGCAGATTGATAACACTTCCTCTGTTTCAGCACCTGCCGACGAACCCCCTGTACAAGAAGACAATGGTTCGGAAGCCGACCTGCCTGTCTCCGGCATTCTGACGCAAACGCCGCGGCGGCTTTCTCCCTATACCATAACGACCATCACCCGCCGGCAGATTCAAACCTCCCAGGCCCGCAGTTTGTACGAACTGCTGGAAATGTACGTACCCAACCTGCAGATGATGTTTACCAGCGAGCATCCGAAAACCCTCGGTCTCCGCGGGATTCTGGCCCACCGAAGCAACAAATTTGTCGTGCTGGTCAACGGCCGGATGATGAACGAAAAGACCGATGTCGGGGCCATTACCGAACTGGATTTGCCGATGCTCACCGACATTCATCATATTGACATCCTGCGAGGCCCGGCCTCCGCCCTGTACGGCCCCAGCGCCCAGTCGATGGTCATCCACATCGTCACGGACAGTGCGGCAACCTTCCAGGGGGAGCAGGTGACCGTCCGCGGAGGACTCGTGGAGGAATTCGGCACCCTCGAATACAAATTCGGCAAGCAAACCGGCCCGGACCGAGGATATTTCTTCTATGCCGGTGCCAGCCAGTATAACGGGGCCGACGCCGCCGATTCGCCGACGGTGCTGGGAACCAAAGAACCGGTCTGGCTGCGAAGCGGACCGCCCGGGTTTGTCTGGAGACCCTATCCGGGAGATGAACCCATCAAAACCTGGTTTAAGAACCTCAACGAAATGCCGTTTGATCGGCCCAAAATGAAACTGTACGGCCAATACACAGACGGCGGACTGAATCTGTGGGCCCGCCTGACCCAGGGCGGCCAGTGGATTGACTTCCTGCGCTGGTTCGATCAGCGAGAGACACCGGATGACGGACTGACGTATTCTCAAGCCACGGCGGCTGCCTCCTATGACCAGGAAATCAGCAGCGACTGGTCGGTCCGCTATGAATTAAGTTTCGACCGTTTCGCCAACGACAACGACAACTGGGAGCGGGCGTTTCTGTGGAAATCCTTCGCCGAAGAGGAATGGGTTGGACGCATCACGGCTCAATGGAATCCGCATCCAAACCACTCACTGGCATTCGGCGGTCAATGGACACACGATGAATTCGGCAAACGGTTTGGTGATACACCCATCAGCATCCAGCCCTTCGGCAAATACCAGCAGTGGGGTGCTCTGCACGTGCCGCGATGGAATACCGACAGCTACGCCCTGTTCAGCCAATACCAATGGATTCTTTATCCGCAATGGACTTTGTTTCTGGGCGGACGGGCGGATTGGCATCCTTACACCGATACTCTGTTTTCGCCCCGCGGAGTGCTGACCTATACGCCGACGGATAAAGACACCTTTAAGTTTATGGTATCCCGCTCTCATCTGACCAACAGCGCCGGCCAGATGTGGATTGACAAGCATCTCCACGATACGGACAGCCCCTCGGAAAAATTAGATGCCCTCGAATGGCGGTACGAACGGCAGCACAACGAACACCTCTGGGGCGGCGTCTCCGTCTTTTTGTATCAGTTCCGCGATGTGCTGGCCGAGATTCCGGATGAGAATGTCAACTCCGGAGCCCCCGGCGGCACGGGAAGCAAGACGGTCGGCAGGATGCGCACATGGGGCTTCGAATTAGAAGGCGGCTGGCGGCAGGACCGGCTGAACCTGAATCTGTCTCACAGCTTCACCAAACTGCTCAACATTAACGATGCCCCAGCCTTCAACTGGGCCGACGTGTACACCTGGTGGAGCCAGTACACCGTCGCCCCCTTCGGCTTCGGCAATGACCTGGCTCACTGGCACAACCATTCCACCAAACTTCAGGCCGAATACATTCTAAATGAGAAAACCACACTCTTCAGCACCCTGTGCATTCTCTGGGGAAATCCGGGCGGACAAGACTGGGCCGATTACCGCAATCACTTGTTCCCCAACTGGGATTACGATACGGCGTTCAAAGAACCTTTCAAGGCGTGCGCTTATCTGAATTTGGGTTTGGAGTATCGGTGGAGCAAAAACACAACTGTTCACCTGACCGGCTACAATCTGCTGGGCCTGCTTGACAAGGACATGAACAAACGCCGTGTCGGGTTTGATGACCAGATGCCCGGACACTATCGTATCCAGCCGACGGCTTTTTCCGGTTCTATCACCTGCCGCTTCTGA
- a CDS encoding ATP-dependent Clp protease proteolytic subunit gives MMLYPLNQSEPQRPFAFDPHLQGPGYQRTREMTLDDLLLENRIVFMIGEISYRLATEVIMKLLYLDNLKRGVEISLYINSPGGSVDDTMAIYDTMRFIGSPVATYCIGRAQSGAAVILAAGTKGRRYALPHAKVMLHQPWGGVSGQAADIKIQAEEILKAKKMINEILAFHTGQPVEKIAQETERDKYMTAQEAKEYGLIDDVLQEHPEEKKQKPVL, from the coding sequence ATGATGCTGTATCCGCTCAACCAGTCAGAGCCGCAGCGGCCGTTTGCCTTCGACCCGCACCTGCAGGGACCGGGTTATCAGCGCACCCGCGAAATGACGCTCGACGACCTGCTGCTGGAAAACCGGATTGTGTTTATGATCGGGGAGATTTCCTACCGGCTGGCCACCGAAGTGATTATGAAGCTGCTGTACCTGGACAATCTGAAGCGCGGCGTGGAAATCAGTCTGTACATCAATTCTCCGGGCGGCAGCGTGGACGACACGATGGCCATCTATGATACAATGCGGTTTATCGGCTCTCCGGTGGCGACCTACTGCATCGGCCGGGCCCAGTCGGGAGCGGCGGTGATTCTGGCAGCGGGCACCAAGGGCCGGCGGTATGCCCTGCCGCATGCCAAAGTGATGCTTCATCAGCCCTGGGGCGGCGTCAGCGGACAGGCCGCCGACATCAAAATCCAGGCCGAAGAGATTCTGAAGGCCAAAAAGATGATTAATGAAATCCTGGCCTTTCACACCGGACAGCCCGTCGAGAAAATCGCGCAGGAAACCGAACGCGACAAGTATATGACCGCTCAGGAGGCCAAGGAATACGGTCTGATCGATGATGTGCTTCAGGAGCATCCGGAAGAGAAAAAGCAAAAACCGGTCCTCTGA
- a CDS encoding TonB-dependent receptor: MRRQGQKPVSLHGRGCGTLAVFLFAFSAIVQAQTDESDIHRQERIRQIEERIRTLEEQLKTIDPQAPELQTSDISADEKSAADGQVDLFELPLEQLMEITLPTAASLTHTTQRLTPSTVTTITQEQIRRSGARSLYELLEMYVPNLQIIFARERTRAVGLRGIIAHQNDKFLLLVNGRIMNERTDSGAITELDLPMLTDIHHIDIVRGPSSALYGPGALSMTINIVTDSYKTFEGQEATLRAGAVERFATGEFKHSRKLSEDSGLFLYAGASKYDGADAADSPMVFGTEEPMWLLDDISTWNWKIYQGTEQVKDWFKNLNQMPFERPKMKLFAQYTRGGFDLWARYTQGGEWIDFTAWHDFPRDDWWHVRMFSKEGIVYSQATMQASYDQEINSDWSLRYVLSYDRFTNENENFEQATFRKRYAEDEIYGRILARWNPAQNHSLAFGTEWSHERFGLSLSGEAVSNQPFMFHYPPNRTDPNPANWVGYMPQWSTDTYALFGEYQWNINDLMTVFVSSRLDWHPYTDTMFSPRGVLILTPSKQDTIKLMASRSVRTNSAAQMWIDYNYLNMTSPVDKLNAYELRYERQHSDNLWMGGSVFFYDMPGILGDTSEVSSGTSSGTKVVGDMKLWGLELEAGWKGKKLKVDLSHSFSKLIEMKGEPGILWHNYSAAPFGVGNDLAQWHNHTSKIRTEYQYDEKWLLNGSLCVLWGSPGGQDAADYRDQMFPDWDYLSGFEEPFKASAYLNLGAEYKWSPNTTLTFTGYNLLGLVDEELNKRRVGFDRQLPGRYRILPVSFGVTLTHRF; encoded by the coding sequence ATGAGAAGGCAAGGGCAGAAACCTGTTTCTCTGCATGGAAGAGGATGCGGAACGCTGGCTGTTTTCCTGTTTGCTTTCAGTGCAATCGTTCAAGCCCAGACCGATGAATCAGACATCCATCGGCAGGAGCGAATCCGCCAGATTGAAGAACGCATTCGAACCCTCGAAGAACAGCTCAAAACGATCGACCCCCAGGCCCCCGAATTGCAGACGTCAGACATCTCCGCCGATGAGAAATCGGCTGCCGACGGCCAGGTGGACCTCTTTGAGCTGCCGCTGGAACAACTGATGGAGATTACCCTTCCTACCGCCGCTTCCCTCACGCATACCACGCAGCGGCTGACGCCTTCGACGGTTACCACCATCACCCAGGAGCAGATCCGGCGCAGCGGAGCGCGAAGTCTTTACGAACTGCTCGAAATGTATGTGCCGAACCTGCAAATCATTTTTGCACGGGAGCGAACCCGTGCGGTAGGGCTTCGCGGCATTATAGCCCATCAAAATGACAAGTTTCTCCTGCTGGTCAACGGCCGCATTATGAATGAGCGGACGGATTCGGGCGCTATCACTGAGCTGGACCTGCCGATGCTCACAGATATTCATCACATTGACATTGTGCGGGGTCCCAGTTCCGCCCTCTATGGTCCCGGCGCGCTGTCGATGACCATCAACATTGTTACAGACAGCTACAAAACATTCGAGGGTCAGGAGGCAACGCTGCGGGCCGGCGCGGTCGAACGCTTCGCCACCGGAGAATTCAAGCACAGCCGAAAACTCAGTGAAGACAGCGGCCTGTTCCTGTATGCCGGTGCCAGCAAATACGACGGAGCAGATGCCGCGGATTCACCGATGGTCTTCGGCACGGAAGAGCCGATGTGGCTGCTGGATGACATCTCCACCTGGAACTGGAAGATTTATCAGGGGACTGAACAGGTCAAGGACTGGTTCAAGAACCTCAACCAAATGCCGTTTGAGCGGCCCAAGATGAAGCTGTTTGCTCAATATACCCGGGGCGGATTTGATTTATGGGCCCGCTACACCCAGGGCGGTGAATGGATTGATTTTACCGCCTGGCACGATTTTCCGCGGGATGACTGGTGGCATGTGCGGATGTTTTCCAAAGAGGGTATTGTCTATTCGCAGGCCACAATGCAGGCCAGTTATGACCAGGAAATCAACTCCGACTGGTCTCTGCGGTATGTCCTCAGCTATGACCGCTTTACCAATGAAAACGAAAACTTTGAACAGGCCACCTTCCGCAAACGCTACGCCGAGGACGAAATCTACGGACGGATTCTGGCCCGGTGGAATCCGGCTCAGAACCACTCGCTGGCCTTCGGGACGGAATGGTCTCATGAACGGTTCGGACTTTCCCTGTCCGGAGAGGCCGTCAGCAATCAGCCGTTTATGTTCCACTATCCTCCCAACCGGACCGATCCAAATCCGGCCAACTGGGTCGGCTATATGCCGCAGTGGAGCACAGACACATACGCCCTGTTTGGCGAATACCAATGGAACATCAATGACCTGATGACGGTGTTCGTCAGCAGCCGGCTGGACTGGCATCCCTATACGGACACGATGTTTTCCCCGCGAGGTGTGCTGATTCTGACTCCAAGCAAGCAGGATACCATTAAACTAATGGCCTCCCGTTCCGTGCGGACCAACTCCGCCGCCCAGATGTGGATTGACTACAACTACCTGAATATGACCAGCCCCGTGGACAAGCTGAACGCCTACGAGCTGCGGTATGAACGGCAGCATTCTGACAATTTGTGGATGGGCGGGTCGGTTTTCTTTTATGACATGCCCGGCATTTTGGGAGACACATCAGAAGTTTCCAGCGGCACCAGCAGCGGCACCAAAGTCGTGGGCGATATGAAACTGTGGGGGCTGGAGCTGGAGGCCGGCTGGAAAGGGAAAAAACTCAAAGTCGATTTGTCTCACAGCTTTTCCAAACTGATTGAGATGAAAGGCGAACCGGGCATTCTCTGGCACAACTACAGCGCCGCTCCCTTCGGAGTCGGAAACGACCTAGCTCAATGGCACAACCACACCAGCAAGATTCGGACGGAATATCAATACGATGAAAAATGGCTTCTGAACGGCTCGCTTTGCGTCCTGTGGGGTTCGCCGGGCGGACAGGATGCCGCCGATTATCGAGACCAGATGTTTCCGGACTGGGATTATCTGTCCGGCTTTGAAGAACCCTTTAAGGCCAGTGCTTATCTGAACCTTGGGGCTGAATACAAATGGAGTCCCAATACCACGCTGACGTTCACGGGCTACAACCTGCTGGGGCTGGTGGATGAGGAACTGAACAAGCGGCGGGTCGGCTTTGATCGGCAGCTGCCCGGACGGTACCGGATTCTGCCGGTTTCGTTCGGCGTAACGCTCACGCATCGATTCTAA
- a CDS encoding secondary thiamine-phosphate synthase enzyme YjbQ: protein MKIVQQTISISTRRRCEMADITEQVAGIIRESGIQNGQVTVYTPHTTAGITINENADPDVVHDILLTLEALVPAHRAGYQHSEGNSDAHVKSSLVGCSERILLEKGRLVLGTWQGIYFCEFDGPRSRKVIVQVLGE from the coding sequence ATGAAAATTGTTCAGCAGACGATCTCAATATCCACGCGGCGCCGCTGTGAAATGGCGGACATCACAGAACAAGTGGCCGGAATCATTCGCGAAAGCGGGATTCAGAACGGCCAGGTGACCGTTTATACCCCGCATACGACAGCCGGCATTACGATTAACGAAAATGCCGACCCGGATGTCGTGCACGATATTCTTTTGACGCTGGAGGCCCTGGTGCCGGCGCATCGGGCCGGCTATCAGCACTCCGAAGGCAATTCCGATGCCCACGTGAAATCCTCTCTGGTCGGGTGCAGCGAGCGAATTCTTTTGGAAAAGGGCCGGCTGGTTCTCGGAACCTGGCAGGGGATTTATTTTTGTGAGTTTGACGGCCCGCGCAGCCGCAAGGTGATTGTTCAGGTTCTCGGAGAGTAA
- a CDS encoding NYN domain-containing protein: MSGQDNSLKVGVYVDAAYVYKNGGRGMQYNILREFACREGAQVIRLNAYVSFDADRAHEDAVFGANARKFHSFLRDLGYKVIIKEVKWFVDDETGERFGKANADMDLATDLLIQSEQLDKIVLVSGDGDFVKVVNAAQNRGCRVEVIGFDNVSGRLKEEADQYFSGYMIPNLLPTNTEIPWGQIGSVVRGTCSYFNKEKGFGYLRYLKEISPYLWITDIQRSGSPYGMAYFRAGSLQNAAGVELPSYNHIFEFELLPPQRDDQLPVANNVRLVSVIPY; the protein is encoded by the coding sequence ATGTCGGGACAAGACAACAGTTTGAAAGTGGGTGTATATGTCGATGCCGCCTATGTTTATAAAAACGGCGGCCGAGGAATGCAGTACAATATCCTTCGGGAATTTGCCTGCCGGGAGGGGGCGCAGGTGATTCGTCTGAATGCCTATGTAAGTTTTGATGCAGACCGTGCGCACGAGGATGCCGTTTTTGGAGCAAATGCAAGAAAATTCCACTCTTTTTTGCGGGACCTTGGTTATAAAGTTATCATTAAGGAGGTTAAGTGGTTTGTGGATGACGAAACCGGCGAGCGGTTCGGCAAGGCCAATGCGGATATGGATTTGGCGACCGACCTGCTGATTCAGTCAGAGCAGCTCGATAAAATTGTGCTGGTTTCCGGTGACGGGGATTTTGTTAAGGTAGTCAATGCCGCTCAAAATCGCGGCTGCCGGGTTGAAGTGATCGGTTTTGATAATGTCTCCGGTCGTCTCAAGGAGGAGGCGGACCAGTATTTCTCCGGCTATATGATTCCCAATCTGCTGCCGACCAATACGGAAATTCCCTGGGGACAGATTGGTTCGGTCGTGCGCGGAACGTGCTCCTATTTCAACAAAGAAAAGGGGTTCGGCTATCTTCGGTATTTGAAGGAAATCTCTCCCTATCTGTGGATAACGGATATTCAGCGTTCAGGAAGTCCGTATGGGATGGCCTATTTTCGGGCCGGCAGCCTACAGAATGCCGCCGGTGTAGAACTTCCCAGCTATAACCATATTTTTGAGTTTGAACTGCTGCCGCCTCAGCGGGATGACCAGCTGCCGGTGGCAAACAATGTTCGACTTGTTTCCGTGATTCCTTATTGA
- the tig gene encoding trigger factor: protein MAEESKDNQQNETQDQPTVPNVVKIEDIGPCKKKVTVEVPEEKIKALLDEKYKELRQDVIIPGFRRGRAPIRLLEKRFGTDVRNQVKLQLMAESAEAALKDNKVDYLGDPDIKHEEITLPDSGPLVYSFEVEVRPEFELPNLEGIEIRKPKVEVTEESIQEEIESMRKRSGMWVPKEEAVEAGDQVIADVIVHVEGEEGQDKQDSIEIFVRDPGFVAGVPVEGLAELLRGAKHGDERTVTVDVPSTYFNERFRGKKVDIKITVKEVKMLKPAELNEEFFSRFGVSTLDELKGRVRDYLETATERQARAAMVDQVYAYLQKNIDFDLPADMAADQSLAILQRRYVNLLMQGVSKEEIEQQMDQLRASSDQQAKEQLKLFFIMSKIADQFGIEVTEEEINGHIAAVAAQRGRRPEKMREELARDGSLAQFALQVREQKCIEKILEKAKIIETEEIPAPAAEEVHKPRKRAEKKTEGKHEAAAKKEEKETAEKHKSREETQAKRKPKAAKKDQKEEK, encoded by the coding sequence ATGGCGGAAGAATCCAAGGATAATCAGCAAAACGAAACCCAAGATCAGCCCACAGTACCCAACGTGGTAAAAATCGAGGATATTGGTCCCTGTAAGAAAAAGGTTACCGTGGAGGTCCCCGAGGAGAAAATAAAAGCTCTTCTGGATGAAAAATATAAAGAACTTCGACAGGATGTCATTATTCCGGGGTTCCGAAGAGGCCGCGCTCCTATTCGTCTGCTTGAGAAACGATTCGGCACCGATGTCCGCAATCAGGTGAAACTTCAGCTGATGGCTGAATCTGCGGAGGCGGCTCTGAAAGACAATAAAGTGGATTACCTGGGCGATCCGGATATCAAGCACGAGGAAATCACCCTGCCGGACAGCGGTCCGCTGGTGTACAGTTTTGAAGTGGAAGTGCGTCCGGAATTTGAACTGCCCAATCTGGAAGGCATCGAAATCCGCAAGCCCAAGGTTGAAGTGACTGAGGAGAGCATCCAGGAGGAAATCGAATCCATGCGGAAACGTTCCGGGATGTGGGTGCCCAAAGAAGAGGCTGTGGAAGCAGGCGACCAGGTCATTGCCGATGTGATTGTGCATGTGGAAGGGGAAGAGGGACAGGACAAACAGGACAGCATCGAAATCTTTGTCCGCGACCCCGGTTTTGTGGCGGGGGTTCCGGTGGAAGGACTGGCGGAGCTGCTCCGTGGGGCCAAACATGGCGATGAGCGCACCGTTACAGTGGACGTGCCGTCCACCTATTTTAATGAACGCTTCCGCGGCAAGAAGGTTGACATAAAGATTACCGTCAAAGAAGTCAAGATGCTCAAGCCCGCTGAACTGAACGAGGAGTTTTTCAGCCGTTTCGGCGTCAGTACGCTCGATGAGCTCAAAGGGCGGGTTCGGGATTATCTGGAAACCGCCACGGAGCGGCAGGCCCGGGCGGCCATGGTGGACCAGGTTTATGCCTATCTGCAGAAGAACATCGATTTCGATCTGCCGGCGGATATGGCGGCCGATCAGTCTCTGGCTATCCTGCAGCGGCGCTATGTTAATCTGCTGATGCAGGGCGTTTCCAAAGAGGAAATCGAGCAGCAGATGGACCAGCTGCGGGCCAGCTCCGACCAGCAGGCCAAAGAACAGCTGAAGCTGTTTTTCATCATGAGCAAGATTGCCGACCAGTTCGGCATCGAAGTAACGGAAGAGGAAATCAACGGTCATATTGCGGCCGTGGCGGCCCAGCGAGGTCGGCGGCCGGAAAAGATGCGGGAAGAGCTGGCTCGAGACGGCTCGCTGGCCCAGTTTGCTCTGCAGGTGCGAGAACAGAAGTGCATCGAGAAGATTCTCGAGAAGGCCAAAATCATAGAGACCGAAGAAATTCCCGCCCCTGCAGCGGAAGAGGTCCACAAGCCCCGCAAGCGGGCGGAAAAGAAGACGGAAGGAAAACACGAGGCTGCCGCTAAAAAGGAAGAAAAAGAAACGGCGGAAAAGCACAAGAGCCGCGAAGAAACGCAGGCCAAACGCAAACCCAAAGCCGCCAAAAAGGACCAGAAAGAGGAAAAGTAG
- a CDS encoding DNA methyltransferase: protein MSGMQNLRNTILCGDCIEILRKVNEPFADLIFADPPFNIGYQYDKYRDRVEKNRYLAWTRDWISACLGVLKPTGSFYIAIGDDYAAHVRLIGEDLGLTLRNWIIWHYTFGQQTRNKFARSHTHIFYFVKNPQQFTFNDWAVRVPSDRQLVYNDKRAQSCGKLPDDVWNTYSRVCGTFRERQGWHPCQMPELLLARIISASSNPGDCVLDPFIGSGTTAAAAFQLGREYCGIDISEEYVENTRRRLADVKKSRTFSGLSMHEMLELKRLVFEIGRSADAYRTNEKLIFLLCRQFAVRMNNGKHYKPDLILSFLPEICPCQGRK, encoded by the coding sequence ATGTCCGGCATGCAAAACCTCCGAAATACCATCCTGTGCGGAGACTGTATTGAAATCCTGCGGAAGGTGAATGAACCTTTTGCGGATTTAATTTTCGCCGACCCGCCGTTCAATATCGGCTATCAGTACGATAAATACCGCGACCGGGTTGAAAAGAACCGGTATCTGGCCTGGACACGCGACTGGATAAGTGCCTGTCTGGGTGTGCTCAAGCCGACCGGTTCCTTCTATATTGCCATCGGAGATGACTATGCTGCTCACGTGCGGCTGATTGGAGAGGACCTGGGCCTGACGCTGCGCAACTGGATTATCTGGCATTATACCTTCGGCCAGCAGACCCGAAACAAATTCGCCCGCTCCCATACCCACATCTTTTACTTTGTAAAAAATCCTCAGCAATTCACCTTCAATGATTGGGCTGTTCGAGTTCCTTCTGACCGTCAGTTGGTTTACAATGACAAGCGTGCCCAGTCCTGCGGCAAGCTGCCGGATGATGTGTGGAATACCTATTCACGTGTATGCGGGACATTTCGCGAACGGCAAGGCTGGCATCCGTGTCAGATGCCCGAACTCCTTCTGGCCCGGATTATCTCCGCCAGCTCCAATCCCGGCGATTGTGTGCTGGACCCCTTTATCGGTTCGGGCACGACGGCGGCCGCGGCGTTTCAGCTTGGACGAGAGTATTGCGGGATTGATATTTCCGAGGAGTATGTTGAAAACACTCGAAGGCGTTTGGCTGACGTGAAAAAAAGCAGAACTTTCAGCGGTCTGTCGATGCATGAAATGCTGGAATTGAAGCGGCTGGTTTTTGAAATCGGCCGTTCTGCAGATGCCTATCGAACGAATGAAAAGTTAATCTTTCTTCTTTGCCGGCAGTTTGCTGTTCGTATGAACAACGGCAAACACTACAAGCCGGACCTGATTCTGTCGTTTCTGCCGGAGATATGCCCATGTCAGGGCCGAAAATAA
- a CDS encoding ATP-dependent Clp protease proteolytic subunit: MRVNQNLVPIVIEKTGRGERAYDIFSRLLKDRIIFLGGQIEDEVANLIIAQMLFLSNEDSEADIHFYINSPGGVITAGLAIYDTMRFLRCPVATYCVGQAASMGAVLFAGGTSGKRFILPNSRVLLHQPLISGVMTGAATDIEIEAKEILRLRTRLYQILSFHTGKTPEQIEKDCDRNLWLEAEEAVAYGLADKILQKAPAVLPKTKTESDEAD, translated from the coding sequence ATGCGAGTCAATCAGAATCTTGTCCCGATTGTGATCGAGAAAACCGGCCGCGGCGAGCGGGCCTATGATATCTTTTCCCGCCTGCTGAAGGACCGGATTATCTTTCTGGGCGGCCAGATTGAGGATGAAGTCGCCAACCTGATTATTGCTCAGATGCTCTTTTTGAGCAATGAGGACAGCGAGGCGGATATTCATTTTTATATCAATTCTCCCGGCGGGGTGATTACGGCGGGTCTGGCGATTTATGATACGATGCGGTTCCTGCGGTGTCCTGTCGCGACCTATTGTGTCGGTCAGGCCGCCAGCATGGGGGCGGTGCTTTTTGCGGGGGGGACATCGGGAAAACGGTTTATTCTGCCCAACAGCCGCGTGCTCCTGCATCAGCCGCTGATTTCGGGAGTGATGACCGGAGCGGCCACCGATATTGAAATTGAAGCCAAGGAAATCCTGCGGCTGCGCACACGGCTTTATCAGATTTTGTCGTTCCACACCGGCAAAACTCCGGAACAGATTGAAAAGGACTGCGACCGCAATCTCTGGCTGGAGGCCGAAGAGGCCGTGGCGTATGGTCTGGCGGACAAAATCCTCCAGAAGGCCCCGGCGGTTCTGCCGAAGACCAAAACGGAGTCGGACGAAGCCGACTAA